One window from the genome of Cyanobacterium sp. T60_A2020_053 encodes:
- a CDS encoding M23 family metallopeptidase, with translation MKLFNNHQNLSAGICVLALGLIINPTTAQATVVRDIDLSIPPDNPMSATGAINVEALSTNLHNLAPQELTIASNRRLHNLVSANEKPQLASLINLDSIPDKTLHNLTNINPSAPQPVITIADNTPIPIPIQYQEREAPSITIPVNSPAPSIPLTVSPAPTTVSFQENDPVNSTPDEPRLITNPEEINFSADVANKNISPKNISNSQEVMASIPIQVDFYNPSSMPPSIEITSPDFPNQFNSPEQYLPDAEKPFNGYIWPAKGTFTSGYGWRWGRMHRGIDVAAPVGTPVVAAADGEVITAGWNSGGFGNLVKIKHPDGSITLYAHNQRLRVRRGQQVRQGQHISDMGSTGFSTGPHLHFEIHRDGKAKDPMVFLPRR, from the coding sequence ATGAAACTTTTTAATAACCATCAAAACCTATCTGCAGGGATATGCGTTTTAGCCCTCGGCTTAATTATTAATCCCACTACTGCCCAAGCTACAGTGGTTAGAGATATTGATTTATCTATTCCCCCCGATAATCCCATGTCTGCTACAGGGGCGATAAACGTTGAAGCCCTCAGCACCAATCTACACAACCTCGCACCGCAAGAATTAACCATTGCCAGTAACCGCCGTTTGCACAATCTGGTTAGTGCCAATGAAAAACCTCAACTTGCATCCTTAATTAACCTTGACTCAATCCCCGATAAAACACTCCATAATTTAACGAATATTAACCCCAGCGCCCCTCAACCAGTCATAACCATTGCTGATAATACCCCCATCCCCATTCCTATCCAATATCAAGAAAGAGAAGCCCCTAGTATTACCATTCCTGTAAACTCTCCAGCGCCAAGCATTCCTTTAACCGTTTCCCCAGCGCCCACCACCGTTAGTTTTCAAGAAAATGACCCCGTCAACAGCACTCCAGACGAGCCGAGATTAATTACCAATCCGGAAGAAATAAACTTCTCTGCTGACGTTGCCAATAAAAATATTAGCCCTAAAAATATTAGCAACAGTCAAGAAGTAATGGCTTCCATACCCATACAAGTGGACTTTTATAACCCCAGTAGTATGCCCCCCTCCATTGAAATTACCTCCCCAGATTTTCCCAACCAATTTAATTCCCCTGAACAATATCTCCCTGACGCAGAAAAACCTTTCAATGGCTATATTTGGCCCGCTAAAGGCACTTTTACCTCTGGTTACGGTTGGCGCTGGGGTAGAATGCACCGTGGCATTGACGTAGCTGCCCCCGTAGGCACTCCCGTAGTGGCGGCTGCCGATGGCGAAGTAATTACCGCAGGTTGGAACTCTGGCGGTTTTGGCAACCTCGTTAAAATCAAACATCCTGACGGTTCAATTACTCTTTATGCTCATAATCAACGCCTGAGAGTGCGCCGTGGGCAACAAGTTAGACAAGGGCAACACATCTCTGACATGGGTAGTACAGGATTTAGTACAGGTCCTCATCTCCATTTTGAAATTCACCGAGACGGCAAA
- a CDS encoding 2Fe-2S iron-sulfur cluster binding domain-containing protein, which translates to MTRTYQVTIHNRQENTVKTITVPENQYILTTAEDQSVKPPFSCRNGACTTCAVRVMEGEIYQPEAMGLSPDLQRRGYALLCVSYPRSDLVVETQDEDEVYELQFGRYFGRGRVRFGFPIEED; encoded by the coding sequence ATGACTCGAACCTATCAAGTTACTATTCATAATCGGCAGGAAAACACTGTCAAAACTATTACTGTTCCTGAAAATCAATACATTTTAACTACCGCAGAGGATCAGAGTGTTAAACCGCCTTTTTCCTGTCGAAATGGTGCTTGTACTACTTGTGCAGTAAGGGTAATGGAAGGGGAGATATATCAACCAGAAGCCATGGGTTTATCTCCGGATTTGCAACGGCGTGGTTATGCTTTATTATGTGTTAGCTATCCTCGCTCTGATTTGGTGGTGGAGACTCAAGATGAAGATGAGGTTTATGAGTTGCAATTCGGGCGCTATTTTGGTAGGGGTAGAGTGCGCTTTGGTTTTCCCATCGAAGAAGACTAA